TCTCATGTCCGAATCAGACCGGCAGGGCTGGTTTCCGTTACCTACCACTACCAGAGATGTTCTAAGTACCTTATCCCCTACCGTATAACCCCGGCGGGCTTCGTGCAGAATAATGCCTTCCGGCCCGTCTTCACAGGCAACCGCCTCATGCAGGCGGGAATCAAACGGCTCACCGGCCGCCGGAATAGCTTTGACACCCTGATTGTCCAGTATAGCCTGAAACTTGCGGACTATCAGGTCCAGCCCCTCCACAAAAGGGTGTCCGGCAATATCCGCCGGAACAGATGCCAAAGCCCGCTCCAAATCATCCAGCACCGGCAAAACCAGCATAAAAGCATTGCCTCTGGCCATATCACTCTGGACGTTTCTTTCCTGCTCTATATACCTTTTGTAGTTTACAAACTCGGCTCTGGCCCTCTTCAGGTTGTCCAGATATTCTTCTGAACGTTTCTTTTCGGCGGCCAGCTGGGCAGTCAGGCTGTCTGCCTGAGTATCAGCTTTAACCTGGGTATCTTCAGGGTGTTCATTTCCTTCTTTATCATACATTTTTTTATCTGTCATAATCCCTTCCTAACTTAAAAATGTACTATATGCCCTAAAGGCACTGCTATTCATCTTTACCGCCTGGCGGTTTGCCGTAGAGTTCGGCCACCAGAGTACTCATAACCAGAGACAGGTAACTGACCGCTGACAATGCCCTTTCATAGGCCATACGGGTGGGGCCTATCACCCCGATAGTCCCCACCGCCTCGTCCGGTATGCCGTACTGGCTGACTATCAGACTGTAATCACGTATTTCGGCGGAGGCATTTTCCTGGCCGATATATACCTGCACCCCCCGGTTAAAAGGCGAGGGCGGGGCAATCATCTTGGAAAGCTTTTTCTGCTCCAGCAGCTGCATTATCTCCTGAACCCGTTGGTTCTGGTGGAATTCGGGCTGCTCCAGCATATAATGCAGCCCGTCAAAGAAAGGTTCGCGGCTTTCCTGCTCGTCCTCACCCCGCATCATCTTTATCAGGCTGTCCTTGACCTTCAGTTCATCCGGGTTAAGGTTAAGCGTTTTCTGCTCTATCTGGAAACGGGTCAGCCCGGCATAGGCGTCATTTAGGCGGTTTGATATAAGGGTGAGTTCCGGCTGGGAAACGGTATTTTCAAAGTTTATAAGCTGCTGCTTTACCTTAGCCCCGCGCAGTATCAGAACTACCAGTACCAGATTATCCTGTAAGCTGACCAGCTCTATATGATGGACCTTGCCCTGTGTCTGGCGAGGCATGGTAACAACCGCCATACTCTGGACACGCTGGGAAAGGACAGCCACAGTCAGATTCAGCCACTCCTCCATCTCTTTTTCCACCTGATGAAAAAGATGGCGGATAAGAAACTTGTCATTAGTCGGCAGTTCCACATCTTTAAGGGATTCCACATAATAGCGGTAACCCTTGTCTGCCGGAATACTGCCGGCGGAATGATGGGGACGCAGGATATAACCCTCGGTTTCCAGCCGCACAACTTCGTTGCGGATAGTGGCCGAACAGATATCCAGGCCACAATCCTCCAGTATGGAAGATGACGATACCGGCACCGCTTTGGTTATGTACTGCCTGACTATAGAACGCAGTATTATCTCTGCCCTGGGTGTTAGCACTCTTGCTACCTCGTTAGCACTCTATTAGCTTGTTTGCTAATACAGGTATAATTTAGCATGACTGCCAACCACTGTCAAGGGTAAATTATGCCCCCTCTCCGGCTGCCAATAAAGTGACCGGCTTCAATTGACCCTCTGAAAGGGGTCTGATATAATTCACCCATATGGAAATAAAATGGTTAGGCCACTCGTGCTTTCGCCTTAAAGGCAAAAATACTACTGTAATTACTGACCCGTTCCCTTCCAGCCTGGGGTTTGCTATGGGCAAACAAAGTGCCGAGGTAGTTACCGTAAGCCATGCTCATGCCAATCATTCGTTTACCTCAGCTATTGACGGCAACCCCCATATTGTAAGCGGCCCCGGCGAATACGAAATCGGGGACGTTATCATCTTGGGTCTTTCCACTTTTCATGATGACGCCAAGGGCAGCGAACTGGGCAAAAACACCATTTACCAGATGGAGATAGATGACTTGTCCATTTGCCATCTGGGTGATATAGGCCAGGGATTGACTGACAGCCAGATTGAAGAGCTGGGACGGGTGGATATCCTCCTTTTGCCTGTTGGCGGTGGCAATACTGTCAGCCCGGGCAAAGCCGCTGAGATAATGCGCAAGCTGGAACCGTCTATCGTCATTCCCATGCACTTCCAGAGTGATTTATCCACCAGTTCACTTTTGCCTATAGGCCAGTTTCTAAAAGAAATAGGTATAAGTAGTCTTGAACCCCAATCTAAGCTGAATATCACCAGAGGCAATTTGCCTGTAACCACTCAGGTTATGTTACTGCAGCCCTGAAACCCGGAAAACAAGAGCTGCGCGGAAGGATAAGCGCTGAATGCACTGCCTGAAACGGATTGCTATTTCCGCCATTCTGGCTTTGGGGCTTTTGGCAGGCCTCCTGCCCCAAACACCGCTTAGTGCTGCCTCCACCCATGAATACTGGGCGGTAGTAGTGGGCATTTCGGATTACCAGAAAATTACAGATGTATCAGGCTTGGCCAACGGCGCCCAAAAATTCGCAGCTTCCCTAAAGCAAGCTTGGGGCGATGACCATGTAAAGCTGCTGACCAACAGCAACGCTGATAAATCTTCTATAAAGTCCGCCCTGGACTGGATGATAGGCCAGGAAGATGACAATGATACAGTGGTCTTTTTCTTTGCCGGACACGGTGACAGCCAATCATATATAGCCCCTTATGACGCTTATTATGTTTCGGAATGGATTTCAAGCCAGGAGCTTTCCAACTGGCTCGCGCCGCTGGAATCCCATTATCAGGCTGTAATACTGGAATCCTGCTATTCGGCCGGATTTGCTGATGATTTAAACCAAACCGGGCGGGTAGTTCTCTATTCGTCACTGGCAGAAGAAGTCTCCTGGGCAGACGGGGACAGCGGCCTTTTTTCCGGATACATAAATGACGGTCTCAGCTATGTGCCGAATGCGGACATAAACGGTGACGGTCTGATATCTCTGGAAGAGCTCTTCTTCTATGCCCAGCCCCGCACTACAAATGAGTCCCGCTTAGCTTTATCTCTGCAGCATCCCTTCCTGTCAGACGGCATAGGCGGAGAGCTTAGCCTTATCGGCAAGCTGCTTCTGACCACCTCCATACCTATAAGCGGCAACTATAACTACATAATAGTAGACGGCCAAACCTATTCACTCAGCTACACGCAATTAAATTTCACTCCCGGTACTACCCATGAGATTACCGCTTTGAACATAGATGCCCTGCCAGGGGTGCGTTATTTTTTCAATAGCTGGGCAGACGGGGTTACCTCTGCCAGCCGTTCATTTGTCAGCGGGGCTAACCTTGAGGCAGTTTATTCCCGCCAGTATCTTTTAACAATAGACTCCCCTACCACCGCAGTCAGCGGCAGCGGATGGTATGACCAGTACACCTTTGCCAACCTTTCAGCCCCGGATATAGAAGAAGGCGGTATCCGTTATACATTTACCGGCTGGAGCGGTGATATAACAGGACCTTTTGACAGTACCCGTATTGTGATGGACAAGCCCAAAACTGTAAAAGCGAACTATGATATTGAATACCTGCTGAATTTGTCTTCCCCGTACGGCACACCTGAAGGCAGCGGCTGGTATGCCGCCGGCAGCACAGTGAAACTAAGCGCACCTAAAGCGGAAGGCTTTTTAATCCGCCAGGTATTTGAAAGCTGGAGCGGAGACTATACCGGTACAAATGCCAATGCTGTTATCACCCTTAACAAACCCCTGAATATCTCCGCCAATTTCAAGGCAGACTATACTTTCCTGTATATTGCCATTGGACTGGGGGCAATTGTGATTGGCTGGATAATACTGGCCGTATCCAGACGCCGGAAAATCTATTACAATACTATCTGACAATATTCCCTGTTTTTTGAGAAAAGGATAATACAAAGCCCGCATGGAAGCATATTTAGATATTGAAACAACCGGCCTTTCGCCTTATCAGTCAGAACTTACAGTTATAGGTATCCATCTGGTAAACGGAGACTCTATACCGGGCCTTATCCAGCTGGTAGGTAAAGAATGCACCGCCGAAAACGTGATGGCTTCTTTAGCAGGTACAGACATACTCTATACCTACAACGGCAAGGGGTTTGACCTGCCGTTCATTCACCGAAAACTGGGTATAGACCTCAGCCGCCATTTCAACCACCGTGACCTCATGTTTGACTGCTGGGACAAAAACCTTAAAGGCGGGCTGAAAAAAGTGGAATGCCAGCTGGGTATCTCACGTGAGCTTACCGAAGTAAACGGTTATATAGCCGTTCAGCTATGGTGGAGTTATATAAATAACTTTGATACCCGGGCACTAAAAACATTGCTGGCCTACAACCGGGAAGATGTAGTAAACCTTAAAACCCTTAAAGACATGCTATTGAATAACTGCACCTATTGACTGGCGGGTTAGTCCTAACTATAATCTTCTAAAATGTATTTATGGAGGCGTTTAGATGGAATGGTATGAAATCCTTCTTATTGTGGTTGTACTCTGGGCGGTAATTCACACTTACATGGATATGCAGATTAAGAAACAGGTGGAAAAACTCCAGAAAGAGTTTGATTCCCACAAGCACTAATCAGTTTTTATTTTTTGACTAAAGGGCCGGAGGAATCCGGCCTTTCTTTATTTCGGCAAACTTCATAACAGGCTATTATCCCCACCCCCCAGTACGCCGTTTCAGCCATTTTCCGGCACTTTACAGCTAAATTCCTTTTGTCTGCCAGGCATTGCCCAGTTTCTGACTGTAAGCCCCCAGGACGAACCGGCTATTATTATGTAAATTTACAGCCCAAAAAGTTTAGACCGTCCTAAAAATCCTTAAAATAGAAGAGCCCCCCGTTTCCGGGGGGCTCTTTTTGGTTACTTTAGGACTGTTAGTCCTTTTTCACTTTGTAGTTTATTAGACTACGCGGCGAGTGCGAACAATCAGGACGATTACGGCGATAGTCAGTACAGCACCGACAGCCACAATCAGCCAGATGTAGGCAGGAATTTCAGCCTGGGGTACTTCTAAGGTGATGTCCGGAGGATTATTTACTTCAACCGCAGCGGCATCAGCCTTAACAGTAGTGAATACAGCCGGGAACCATTCGCTGGTGCTGTTGGCGGTATTGACGCGAACTCTCCAGTAGTAGCTGGCGGAGTTGTCAAGAGTGCCGTCAT
This sequence is a window from Dehalococcoides mccartyi 195. Protein-coding genes within it:
- a CDS encoding nucleotide exchange factor GrpE, with translation MTDKKMYDKEGNEHPEDTQVKADTQADSLTAQLAAEKKRSEEYLDNLKRARAEFVNYKRYIEQERNVQSDMARGNAFMLVLPVLDDLERALASVPADIAGHPFVEGLDLIVRKFQAILDNQGVKAIPAAGEPFDSRLHEAVACEDGPEGIILHEARRGYTVGDKVLRTSLVVVGNGNQPCRSDSDMR
- the hrcA gene encoding heat-inducible transcriptional repressor HrcA; the protein is MLTPRAEIILRSIVRQYITKAVPVSSSSILEDCGLDICSATIRNEVVRLETEGYILRPHHSAGSIPADKGYRYYVESLKDVELPTNDKFLIRHLFHQVEKEMEEWLNLTVAVLSQRVQSMAVVTMPRQTQGKVHHIELVSLQDNLVLVVLILRGAKVKQQLINFENTVSQPELTLISNRLNDAYAGLTRFQIEQKTLNLNPDELKVKDSLIKMMRGEDEQESREPFFDGLHYMLEQPEFHQNQRVQEIMQLLEQKKLSKMIAPPSPFNRGVQVYIGQENASAEIRDYSLIVSQYGIPDEAVGTIGVIGPTRMAYERALSAVSYLSLVMSTLVAELYGKPPGGKDE
- a CDS encoding MBL fold metallo-hydrolase, producing the protein MEIKWLGHSCFRLKGKNTTVITDPFPSSLGFAMGKQSAEVVTVSHAHANHSFTSAIDGNPHIVSGPGEYEIGDVIILGLSTFHDDAKGSELGKNTIYQMEIDDLSICHLGDIGQGLTDSQIEELGRVDILLLPVGGGNTVSPGKAAEIMRKLEPSIVIPMHFQSDLSTSSLLPIGQFLKEIGISSLEPQSKLNITRGNLPVTTQVMLLQP
- a CDS encoding caspase family protein, producing MHCLKRIAISAILALGLLAGLLPQTPLSAASTHEYWAVVVGISDYQKITDVSGLANGAQKFAASLKQAWGDDHVKLLTNSNADKSSIKSALDWMIGQEDDNDTVVFFFAGHGDSQSYIAPYDAYYVSEWISSQELSNWLAPLESHYQAVILESCYSAGFADDLNQTGRVVLYSSLAEEVSWADGDSGLFSGYINDGLSYVPNADINGDGLISLEELFFYAQPRTTNESRLALSLQHPFLSDGIGGELSLIGKLLLTTSIPISGNYNYIIVDGQTYSLSYTQLNFTPGTTHEITALNIDALPGVRYFFNSWADGVTSASRSFVSGANLEAVYSRQYLLTIDSPTTAVSGSGWYDQYTFANLSAPDIEEGGIRYTFTGWSGDITGPFDSTRIVMDKPKTVKANYDIEYLLNLSSPYGTPEGSGWYAAGSTVKLSAPKAEGFLIRQVFESWSGDYTGTNANAVITLNKPLNISANFKADYTFLYIAIGLGAIVIGWIILAVSRRRKIYYNTI
- a CDS encoding ribonuclease H-like domain-containing protein produces the protein MEAYLDIETTGLSPYQSELTVIGIHLVNGDSIPGLIQLVGKECTAENVMASLAGTDILYTYNGKGFDLPFIHRKLGIDLSRHFNHRDLMFDCWDKNLKGGLKKVECQLGISRELTEVNGYIAVQLWWSYINNFDTRALKTLLAYNREDVVNLKTLKDMLLNNCTY